The DNA segment ATAATGTCTTTAAAATGTTCTTTCAATTTTCCGCAAGTGGAACACGGATGGGACTTGCCAGGCATTGCAGATCTGTCATTTAAAAAGTTCGCGTTTTGAATGTAAACAAACTGACGTGACGTCACAAATGTGATATACTCACGAGCGCCATCTCTTGAGCCGGCGCCGCAACCGTAGTTCTCGATGCTCAATGGATATTGTCTTACATTCCTGTCTTTCGTATATAGTCTTTGGTTCAAGGCACAAGACTAagaatccagggagtggaattggaatgggttcAGGACTTCCTATACcgtggggtaaggatagaccggaccctctttttccagaaggaggtccagtacctggtcgaccgaaccaaagcaagactgtctgtcatgagagcaatgactgggagacgcataggggccagacacaaagtactaagatcattctatgtacatgctgtccggcccgttGTGGACCATGCCTacgtcgctctaattgccgccaagaaaaagtacaTAGACAAATTAGAGaatgtccaaaatgaagccgccaggatcattctgggtgccccgaggtgggcgaagatcctcaacctcctgatggaggcaaaccttctccccctggactcacgaatcgatctaatggcaacacaattcctgtcaaaggtcatccaggctcccaggaacacaagcctaagacaaaaattattcAGACGCCTCAAACAAGACAacaagctctttgcaaacaactcctggctgtctcacacagctagggtgttgatacgccatctgCTCCAAGAACAGCGCCTCctcactacaggcagaggcagttgcaatcatgggagccctagcccacatgTCCCTAAGGAAAGGACACATGGTCATATACACAGACTCTAGggtagccattgactgtcttcagcacagctcacccacagacaacatctacctactgaccacgattctcacaatggcacagagaattcttgctcagggtagaagaattatcatcaactgggtccgaagccacatcggcatcagagggaacgagcttgctgacagactagccgtcgctggcaggggtatgcccccaaatcccatgacgataaaaccgaacCGAAAATTACATAAGGAGgagagtgccttggtcggtcgtaccttcctacggcagctccacagagaggaaacgagaacctccccctcggccagctggtactcagacgccacaggctatgaaccactggcactctctgaagtaatcaacagaggtaccgaagtcattcttcacagaatgcgcctaggttaccactgtgcatggcagattatcaacaattgaacgcgaagaaaggtgctgcatgcactgcggAGAGccaaacgccacactagtccactacttagaaaattgtgaccataaacaattcctgagacaggggcCGCCCACAACAACCGccatgctggtaaagaggctatgcgatatgtttacaccatggcggcaggagcgcctgctggcaatcccgccgccacggtaagcaccgagtgtcagacaagaAACAcaagccgggccatatttagaaggcccgggcgaagctagaacttcgcaaatcagaaagaagaagagatcaCCAATCCCTGATCCCCAagcagagcaagaccacagcagcagcacacaaggactgcccagtccttagccgactggggagcctaccggctcccctgtagaactccaacttcagcctctaacacccagccataccggtgggcactcacacccacacagtcactccctaaagagataagacaccagacaagATAGATGCAACATAACCATGTACTATACTGGTGACTCCCGGAGTGAACTgacaaatggagtgacacgtCACGGTTTATCGCtcgttcgcttagctcactctctggaggggtaGTACCTggagtagcatgaccccgcaacctgaagctcagcatactttcccaggttgggtcatgcccaggtccgccgccgcgtccgcgctcattggacaacgggctcccctcgttccctgcgcgcttacacagcgctggTATACTTAACCCGCAGAGCCGCCTGCGAAATCACCAatccctgatcctccagcagaacaagaccacagcagcagcacacaaggactccccagtccttagccgactggggagccttccggctcccccgtagaactccaacttcggCCTCCATCACTCAGCCATActtgtgggcactcacacccacacagtcactcctcaAAGAGATAAGAAACCAGATAGTAGATACCCCCATAACCATCTACTATAGGCCCTGGACTCATatcgcttgagaagtcaaacgcaggtgtcgtaggggaaagtgcgccgaaccgcggttgatcaggaagggcatccaatcaggcaagggtgatactgccatataacctctcaatagtgaattgagagaggcctatgtcctgcagtgggatgaatggctgtataaaattatatacacatatgtgtatgtgtatgtgtgtaaacagatagatagatataccaaaatatgcacacacacacacatatatgtatgtgtgtatatatatatataaaaaatgtatatatatatgtatatatttgtgtgtgtataaatgtacatatatgtgtgttcgtatatatatatagatatatgtatgcatatacagtgcatatatatatatatatatatatatatatatatatatatatatatatatgttttatgcatatatatatatataattgtatgtatatatgtatttttatattcaaatatatataaaaatatattatagatatatatagatatagatttatatacatgcatatatgaatatatatatatatatatgaatatatatatatatatatatatatatatatattatatgtatatatatacacacgcaccaccacactgacacacatgcatacatacatatatatatatgtatacatatatatatatatgtgtatatatatatatatatatataattgtatgtatatatatatttttatattcagatatatataaaaatatattatagatatatatagatatagatttatatacatgcatatatgaatatatatatatatatatatatatatatatatatactatatgtatatatatacacacgcaccaccacactgacacacatgcatacatacatatatatgtatatatatatatatatatatatatatatatatatatatatacatgtgtgtgtgtgtctgtgtgtgtttattttttttactcattgtCCTTTAAAGTTTTTACATTTCTTTAGCACACTTTAGTTCAAGTATATGCACTATCGCTAATAAAATAAGCAGCTTTTTCTTCATCGGATGCAAAgaatgtgtcccccccccccctttttttaaaaccttATAAAATTTTACCGAGACAAATTAGTTCTAGTTTGACTCGGAATagattttcttccatttcccttagTCTCCCTTGAAGCAAAGGGTACTCACGTGGTTATCCTGATGCAAATATCGTCAAGAGGGCTTACGACTTTTTACTGCCACAGACGCACTTGAACAAACACGGGTAATCGGATCAAACACCTCCATTTCAGCGTTTGGCAGTCACCGTTCACTCGAAACCTGACGGATAATTTGATAATTGGATAATCGCCTCTTTGCGAAATTTGGCTAGTATGAATGTCCTAGTTTTCTGGAGGTCTTTATACCTAAAGATTTAAATACTGATGGgatatgaaattaaaaaaaaaaaaaaatctttgagacatataatgtttttttttttttttttccctttcttcacatGATGTTAAATGTTAatgttgaaaaagagaaagagaaataatatatttatgtacatgtaaatatctatgtatatgcataaatatagatgtagatatggatgtatagatatacagatacacagatacacataatcacacacacacacacatatatatatatatataaatatatatacatattgatatatatatatatatatacatatatgtgtgtgtgtgtgtgtgtgcacgctaaaaaaaaaaaaaaaaaaaaaaaaaaaaaactatctaacTCTTtgtgacttaacaatatgatatgaCGACGAGAAcggttggaaaaagtgctgtaagctcgacctgatattggtatccctgaaaGGGGCGTCAattaggagagggaggcggggtggggggggggggatttgccaCAGCCCCTCTAGACTGTTTGCCCCTCTAAGGGCCCCAATTTCtattttaattattgctattattcatttatttatttatttttactaattttacCTATATAGGTTATAGCTTTAAATCTTTCAAAAATTTTGCTCCTTTAGCTCGGGTACATTAAAAATCTAGTTTTCAAAtacataatactattaatatttcatgttaccgccaccagcttaGCTAAAGTTGGCATGAATACGTGATATGAATGCcactaacgccgccgttaactggtGTCCGTTTGCAGAGCGCGATCGCTCCCATGCCATAAATGATTGGGCGACGATATGACGATTGTGGATATAatcttgggggaagtctctgccctGGCTGGCCAAACACTCTCAATGAGACTGAGATAAGGCGATTTGGATGGATGTGGCAAAGCGTAATCTCGAGATGTTGCTGAAATCACGTCTTCACGACTCTGCTCATATGGATAGCGCTGTCAAACTGGACGAGGAAAAATGGCTTTGGTTCGGGGGACACCATGCCCCTCCCCAATGGTTGAAACATCACGTCCAGAATTTCCACATAGGtataccccgtaaatctgccgcATCCAACATTCGTCAGCTCCCCGACAccgctgctgtgcatccactcaaactgcccATAACCTTCTGACAGTCAGCTGCTGTAGCCAGAAGAATAAAAGGGGTTCCAATTCCTGGTAGGgttatggattgttaaaaaataataccaatgaaaatgaataactagAAAATTACCCACCTATCTAACTACCTGCCACGCCCCCTACTAGAACCCAGTTAGATgtaaggggtgttgccactgagtatgaaatggttttcattagctgaCGATATTCATGCGCTCCAATACAAGCTTcccatttgtctttcatatagcataTTGAAATGTAGATTTGAacgacatttacttgatcatcttcctccgtcgAGGATGTGGGCTACCCACTTttggccttgtctctggtggacCCACTTGTTTGGTGTGGCTGGATCCAAAGAGACGGCTGGCTTCGATATAACTAATCTTGCTATTTCGGATCTTTATAGTCCCTCAGAGTGATGGTGTAAGAAGTCTctattactaatattgacatgATGCGAGGAACTTACCATATCtactccgaaacactattcgaacacattatgaagcttcatctgttccgaatcaactcctagtgattgtttcggtttcatctactcccgagtaaagatacttttttagcgtgtacatatatatgcataaatacataaatacttataatatatatatatatatatatatatatatatatatatatatgtgtgtgtgtgtgtgtgtgtgtttgtgtgtgtgtgtgtgtgagccgatatatatttatagatatatgtacatgtatatacatatataaatatatatccatatacacacacacatatatatatatctatatacaaagatatatgtatactaacacatatttatatacagatatgtgtgtgtgtggatgtatgtatatatacgggtgaatatatatacatttatgtactcaTATGCAAAtggatgtaattatatatacatatatatacatatatatacatacagctattcatataaaaataaatatgtatacatgcatttatatatacataaatatacatatatacacacatatatatgtatgaaggtatgtatatatacgtatgtgcttataaatatgtacatacatacatccatgtacatatacatatatacatccatacatacatataaatatgtttgtattgatatatatatacatacatatatatatatatatatatatatatatatatatatatatatagcttatatatgtatgtactacatatatgcatgaatatatagatgtgtgtatacaatacatgtgtgtatatacatatatagataaatatatatatataattttatacataaatatatgtgtattaatatatatacatatatacatatatatatatatatatatatatatatatatatatataaatagagagagagagagagagagagagagagagagagagagagagagagagagagaggcatacaaagagaacatatatatatatatatatatatatatatatatatatatatatgtgtgtgtgtgtgtgtacatgcatatgcttatatgtatgtatgtatatatatatatatatacatatatatgtttgtgtgtgtatttatatatatatacacacatgttcgtttatatatatatatatatatatatatattcttatatctatatatatatacacatatgtacatgtttgtactgatatatacatatatattacatatgttatatataacctacatatataaaacatatgtatatgtatatatgtgtgtgtgtgtttataagtatgtacatatgatatgcgtgcagatacatatatacatacctatatatatatatatatatatgtatgtattacatatatatgaaaacatatgtatatgtatatatgtatatatatatgcagtatgtatgtgtatatacatatatgaataaatataattctatatattcttatacataaatatatgtatatataaatatatagagagagacgcagagagaacatttatatatattcacacacacacacacacacacacacatatatatatatatatatatatatatgtatgtttgtgtgtgtttgcacatatatgcatatacttatgtattcacatatatgcatgtatacatgtgtttataacacatgtatgtgtatgtatgcatatataaatatatatacatacatatatatttatatataggtaagtatatttatatatgaacacgcacgtacatacacacacatatatatgtatgtaggtatatatgtatatctgtgtgtctgcctgtggttgtgtatatatttatatatgtatatatgtatatgtgtatatatgcatagacggGCACACaactttccacacacacatacataaaatggtATGAATATATAGGTTAATAGTTTAAGATTCttaaatgaataggtagatatatagatagacagatgaatagatagacagatgtaggtagacagataggtacatCGATATAAACAGACCGATTTGTACTTTTAGAAAATCGCAAACATTCCATTATCTTATTACAGACGAATAATTACTTAATTTGTCAACGAGCAAACATAATTACCAAATAAGCCACTCTCgactaaacgaaaaagaaatagaagcgtATATGGATTAATCATATTTGCACAGATGTCTCTCTTAGTCATATAAAAAGATCAGGAGTCCTGTTGGCGACATTCGCATCTGGATCACCATGAAGACTACATTCGTCCTGATCTCGGTCTTGGCTGCCTTCGGCCATGCCTCGGTGCTTCGAAGCTCCTCAATGGAACGAGCGCCAGCCACTGTCCGTGTGAGCGGAAGCCGATCCTCTCTCAAGCCCTTAAAACTCACTGTAAATGCCTTTAACGAGGAGCATAAGCTTCGTCTACATCGTGCCCCCTCGCCCCTAGCTGCGGAATTCAAGCTGCAGACAACCACACGCGACAGTCAAGGACGAGTAGTGATTGAAGACGCACCACATGACTCGGTGATTCCCGATCTGTACCACGACCCCGATACCGGAGCTGTGGTGTCCGTGGACGGTACTAAAGTGGAAGGCCTTATAACGCCCACACTTGCCATCAAAGCAAACGCTGACGGAACTCACCAGGCACAGCGACAGTATGAAGCTGAAGCCGGCGCTTACAACGACTACCTGGAAATTCCCGCCGAAGTCCGCCAGTATCAAGCACAAGCAAAGATCTCTCAAAGTAGCCGAGGTGCCCTTAGTGTCACAGCTGAACTCTACGTAATAGTTGACAGCACCCTCGCTCAACAATTGGGCTCCAACACAAAGGTGAAACAGTACCTGTCCGTGTTCTGGAATGGAGTCAACAAGAGGTTTGCTACCATGAGTGACCCAAAGGTCAATCTGGTTCTGTCTGGAGCTCTCATTGTCCGTGACTCAGCCGACGAGACTTACATAAATGATAATGTCCTTCTGGAAAACTACATCAATGGAGAGAATACCCTTAGCTCAGTCAGCGATTGGCTGTTCCAGAAGAAAGCTTCACTGCCTGCTTATGATGTGGCCTACCTAATGACGGGCAAGGACATGGCTGATGTGGAATCTGGCATGATTAAGGAGGGCTTAGCTGGCATTGCCTGGAAAGGAGCCGCATGTATTGTGGCCAGCGGTAACAAACGCTCTTTCAACACTGGCATGGGTGAGGATATGGGCGCTTACTATGTGGGCGTGATGACTGCCGCACATGAAGTAGCACACAATCTTGGCTCTCCTCATGATGGCAAAGATGGAGCTGAAGCTTGTTCGTGGGATGACGGCTACATAATGAGCTACGTTCCAGGTAAATCCAACAAGCTGTTCTTTTCGTCGTGTTCACAGAAACTGATGAAGGACTATATGAGCAGTGACGACGCTTCCTGCCTTCAGACGACCCAAATAGGAGAGaaaatccctctctcttcccagctGCCAGGTGAAATCGTCTCCATGGACGAACAGTGCCAAAAGCAAACTGGCAAGTCGGAAGCCTATGCGTCGAAATCCGTGTCTGCGGACTCTCTGTGTGTCCAGCTCGTATGCCAGTGGCAGGTGAAGGATGGCTACAGCATCTGGACCTACACCCAGTCGACAGGACGTCCAGCTGCCGAGGGTTCTGCATGCAGGAGTGGCGGTGTTTGTAACAACGGATCCTGCCAATAGTAATTCTTTCAAGCTTCTCTTCACGAAATTTGGATTATGGCCGAATAAGCACTTTTAATATAATCTTTGtgttgaaaggagaaaacacactaccgtgttgatactatggtataaaaacccacactgcaaaactagatttaattgaaaaagagactacagttccggaatccacctggattccctcTTCAGGTCTGtgttgtttatgaaaaaaaaaaaaaaatatcggcttGCAACACGTTGTTTCTGTATTAACGGACCCTGTGAGAGGAAACTTTGAAGTAATATTTGGTTGATGACTTAATAAATATATGCAGCATGATTGATGTTTAGCTGTAACTCCTATAATATTTTGAAAAGACCTTTACCATAAATATATTTTGCCATCAGTTACAATCAACTATCTGATATCATTTTGTATATTATCAATCAAAAATTCTTTAAATCAAAGAGAAACAATACCTGAAATTGCATCTCAAACAATTTTCTAAAGATTATTACTTGGATTATAGTAATGAAAGCAGTTGGATGTTTGAATATTTATAAGCCGAGAAGGCCTATGAATCtcgtgtatttattattactactatttttcctTATGAAAATTAACAAATCTTTAAATATCTTAAATGCTTTTACCTTCAAATCACACAAGGTattcgctgctaatgaccttagctgttgccTCAGCAGAacgttataaatattcatattggtatatatatttaatagatatagttacacatataaaagtgtgtacgtacatgtatatgtatatgtatgtatatgcctcaaGGGTTTTTGTAGTTTTCTTTAACTGGTGTATGCCACTCCATTATCTTTTCCAACGGTttcctgtctgtgtatgtgtgcacgcgttCCTTGGTCGGTGTCCCATTCAGCACGACCCTCAGTTGGCTCTAAGCTCCGTGCCCATTCACACCTTTTGTAAATACTGCCAATGCATTGTCATTTACAacacttttgttttaatttcataaAACAAGA comes from the Penaeus chinensis breed Huanghai No. 1 chromosome 32, ASM1920278v2, whole genome shotgun sequence genome and includes:
- the LOC125042341 gene encoding venom metalloproteinase antarease-like TtrivMP_A, whose product is MWATHFWPCLWWTHLFGVAGSKETAGFDITNLAISDLYSPSESPVGDIRIWITMKTTFVLISVLAAFGHASVLRSSSMERAPATVRVSGSRSSLKPLKLTVNAFNEEHKLRLHRAPSPLAAEFKLQTTTRDSQGRVVIEDAPHDSVIPDLYHDPDTGAVVSVDGTKVEGLITPTLAIKANADGTHQAQRQYEAEAGAYNDYLEIPAEVRQYQAQAKISQSSRGALSVTAELYVIVDSTLAQQLGSNTKVKQYLSVFWNGVNKRFATMSDPKVNLVLSGALIVRDSADETYINDNVLLENYINGENTLSSVSDWLFQKKASLPAYDVAYLMTGKDMADVESGMIKEGLAGIAWKGAACIVASGNKRSFNTGMGEDMGAYYVGVMTAAHEVAHNLGSPHDGKDGAEACSWDDGYIMSYVPGKSNKLFFSSCSQKLMKDYMSSDDASCLQTTQIGEKIPLSSQLPGEIVSMDEQCQKQTGKSEAYASKSVSADSLCVQLVCQWQVKDGYSIWTYTQSTGRPAAEGSACRSGGVCNNGSCQ